A stretch of Acidimicrobiales bacterium DNA encodes these proteins:
- the prmC gene encoding peptide chain release factor N(5)-glutamine methyltransferase produces MGNGDGTIAWRELLAEAAARVGERDARRIVEELTDAAPGQLHRELDDLVTERALARFDEMVARRAAGEPLQYVLGRWGFRSLDLMVDRRVLIPRPETEVVAGLAIDAVVARGTERDVLVADLGTGSGAIALAVAAECTAARVLATDASADALAVARANLAGLGRAAARVSLHDGSWFDALPDGLCGSLDVIVSNPPYVADDEDLPAVVGEWEPPGALRAGPDGLDDLHCIVDQSVRWLAADGTLVLEMAPDQTVAIARRCEQRGFVASIHQDLAGRDRAVVATREDAP; encoded by the coding sequence ATGGGCAACGGGGACGGCACGATCGCCTGGCGGGAGCTGCTGGCCGAGGCCGCGGCCCGGGTGGGTGAGCGCGACGCCCGCCGCATCGTCGAGGAGTTGACGGACGCGGCGCCCGGGCAACTCCATCGCGAATTGGACGACCTCGTCACCGAACGGGCCCTGGCCCGATTCGACGAGATGGTTGCCCGCCGCGCCGCGGGCGAACCGTTGCAGTACGTGCTCGGTCGGTGGGGGTTCCGCTCGCTCGACCTCATGGTCGATCGGCGGGTGTTGATCCCCCGCCCCGAGACGGAGGTCGTCGCCGGACTCGCCATCGACGCCGTGGTCGCGCGGGGGACCGAGCGGGACGTGCTCGTGGCCGACCTCGGCACCGGATCCGGTGCCATCGCCCTGGCCGTGGCCGCCGAGTGCACGGCAGCGCGGGTGCTGGCCACCGATGCCTCGGCCGACGCACTCGCCGTCGCCCGGGCGAACCTCGCCGGACTCGGCCGGGCCGCGGCACGCGTGTCGCTCCACGACGGCTCGTGGTTCGACGCCCTGCCCGACGGGCTGTGCGGCAGTCTCGACGTGATCGTCTCCAACCCGCCCTACGTCGCCGACGACGAGGACCTTCCCGCGGTCGTGGGGGAGTGGGAGCCGCCCGGCGCGTTGCGGGCCGGCCCGGACGGACTCGACGACCTGCACTGCATCGTCGACCAGTCCGTCCGCTGGCTCGCCGCCGACGGCACGCTGGTGCTCGAGATGGCGCCCGACCAGACCGTCGCGATCGCGCGCCGATGCGAACAGCGGGGCTTCGTCGCCTCGATCCACCAGGACCTGGCCGGCCGCGATCGTGCCGTCGTCGCCACCCGAGAGGACGCCCCATGA
- the atpA gene encoding F0F1 ATP synthase subunit alpha: MADLQINTDEITAALRANLEGFSPSVEQTTVGRVLEVGDGIARVSGLPDAAVNEMLRFENGLIGLALNLDEDSIGAVVLGDVEGIEEGQTVVATGDILSVPVGDGLLGRVVNPLGEPIDGKGALTNVQPRRMEIQAPGITGRKPVHEPMQTGIKAIDSLIPVGRGQRELIIGDRKTGKTTIALDTILNQKGLGVKCIYVAIGQKASTVAQSVATLEELGAMEYTTVVVAPASDPAPFKFLAPYGGCAMGQHWMENGEHSLIIYDDLSKQAEAYRQVSLLLRRPPGREAFPGDVFYLHSRLLERAAKLSDELGAGSLTALPIIETKAGDVSAFIPTNVISITDGQIFLQDDLFKSGIRPAVDVGISVSRVGGAAQVKAMKTATGTLKGDLAQFRELEAFAAFGSDLDAVSKAQLERGYRLTELLKQGVNSPYPVQEQVVSIWAGTNGFLDALPVEDVLRFERELIEWFNTRHSDIMETIRDQGIIGDEDAFAAAVQGFADQFVPSVVAGDEPEAEAQGGAHTELVDSDVTLPEEDITRDEG; the protein is encoded by the coding sequence ATGGCTGATCTGCAGATCAACACCGACGAGATCACCGCCGCCCTGAGGGCGAACCTGGAAGGGTTCTCCCCGTCGGTCGAACAGACCACGGTGGGCCGCGTGCTCGAGGTCGGCGACGGCATCGCCCGGGTGTCGGGTCTTCCCGACGCTGCGGTGAACGAGATGCTCCGGTTCGAGAACGGCCTCATCGGCCTGGCGCTCAACCTGGACGAGGACTCCATCGGCGCCGTGGTCCTCGGCGACGTGGAAGGCATCGAGGAGGGACAGACCGTGGTCGCCACGGGCGACATCCTCTCCGTGCCGGTCGGCGACGGCCTGCTCGGTCGTGTCGTCAACCCGCTCGGCGAGCCGATCGACGGCAAGGGCGCGCTGACCAACGTCCAGCCCCGCCGCATGGAGATCCAGGCCCCCGGCATCACCGGCCGCAAGCCGGTGCACGAGCCGATGCAGACCGGCATCAAGGCGATCGACTCGCTCATCCCGGTCGGTCGTGGCCAGCGCGAGCTCATCATCGGTGACCGCAAGACCGGCAAGACCACCATCGCCCTCGACACGATCCTGAACCAGAAGGGTCTCGGGGTGAAGTGCATCTATGTGGCGATCGGCCAGAAGGCCTCCACGGTCGCCCAGTCCGTCGCCACGCTCGAAGAGCTCGGCGCCATGGAGTACACCACCGTCGTGGTCGCGCCGGCGTCCGACCCGGCCCCGTTCAAGTTCCTCGCTCCCTACGGCGGCTGCGCCATGGGCCAGCACTGGATGGAGAACGGTGAGCACTCGCTCATCATCTACGACGACCTCTCGAAGCAGGCCGAGGCCTACCGCCAGGTGTCGCTCCTCCTGCGTCGTCCGCCGGGGCGCGAAGCCTTCCCCGGCGACGTGTTCTACCTGCACTCGCGTCTGCTCGAGCGGGCCGCCAAGCTCTCCGACGAGCTCGGCGCCGGCTCGCTCACGGCCCTGCCGATCATCGAGACGAAGGCCGGCGACGTGTCGGCGTTCATCCCGACCAACGTGATCTCGATCACCGACGGTCAGATCTTCCTGCAGGACGACCTCTTCAAGTCCGGTATCCGTCCGGCCGTCGACGTGGGCATCTCGGTGTCCCGCGTGGGTGGTGCCGCCCAGGTGAAGGCCATGAAGACCGCCACGGGCACGCTCAAGGGCGACCTCGCCCAGTTCCGTGAGCTCGAGGCGTTCGCCGCCTTCGGTTCGGACCTCGACGCCGTGTCGAAGGCCCAGCTGGAGCGGGGCTACCGCCTCACCGAGCTGCTGAAGCAGGGCGTCAACTCGCCGTATCCCGTGCAGGAGCAGGTCGTCTCGATCTGGGCCGGCACCAACGGCTTCCTCGACGCCCTGCCCGTCGAGGACGTGCTGCGCTTCGAGCGTGAGCTGATCGAGTGGTTCAACACCCGCCACAGCGACATCATGGAGACGATCCGCGACCAGGGCATCATCGGTGACGAGGACGCCTTCGCCGCCGCCGTGCAGGGCTTCGCCGACCAGTTCGTCCCCAGCGTCGTCGCCGGTGACGAGCCCGAGGCCGAGGCGCAGGGCGGTGCCCACACCGAGCTGGTCGACTCGGATGTCACCCTGCCCGAAGAAGACATCACGCGAGACGAGGGCTGA
- the prfA gene encoding peptide chain release factor 1, with product MWDRIESLEQELRDVEIRLSDPAVQSDASQLADLGRRYKELDEVVGVGRRLRAAAGDLEVANEMFAETAGDDREELRAEIAELEAAIATDEEAIRLLLLPRDPNADRNVIIEIRGAAGGEEANLFARDLYDMYEAFSKRQGWRFEMLGSSPSDLGGFTEVTALMSGDAVWTRMKHEAGTHRVQRVPVTESQGRVHTSSATLIALPEAEEVEVDISDNDLRIDTYRSSGSGGQSVNTMDSAVRITHLPTGVTVSMQDEKSQLKNKNKAMRVLRSRLLAIEQEKAAEEASDLRRGQVSTGDRSEKIRTYNFKENRVTDHRIGLTIHKLDRVLAGELDDVSDALVAEERQRQLEAGE from the coding sequence GTGTGGGATCGCATCGAGAGCCTCGAACAGGAGCTCCGTGACGTCGAGATCCGCCTGAGCGATCCGGCGGTCCAGTCCGACGCGTCCCAACTGGCGGACCTGGGTCGTCGCTACAAGGAGCTCGACGAGGTGGTCGGTGTCGGTCGCCGCCTGCGAGCGGCCGCGGGGGACCTGGAGGTGGCGAACGAGATGTTCGCCGAGACGGCGGGCGACGATCGGGAGGAGCTGCGGGCCGAGATCGCCGAGCTCGAAGCGGCGATCGCGACGGACGAGGAGGCGATCCGGCTGCTCCTGCTGCCCCGGGACCCCAACGCCGATCGCAACGTGATCATCGAGATCCGGGGCGCCGCGGGGGGCGAGGAGGCGAACCTCTTCGCCCGCGACCTCTACGACATGTACGAGGCGTTCTCGAAACGCCAGGGATGGCGCTTCGAGATGCTCGGCTCGTCGCCCTCCGACCTCGGTGGTTTCACGGAGGTCACCGCGCTGATGTCGGGTGATGCGGTGTGGACCCGGATGAAGCACGAGGCGGGCACCCATCGCGTCCAGCGGGTGCCCGTCACCGAGTCCCAGGGCCGGGTGCACACCAGCTCGGCGACGCTCATCGCGTTGCCGGAGGCCGAGGAGGTCGAGGTCGACATCAGCGACAACGACCTCCGCATCGACACATACCGATCGAGTGGGTCCGGCGGTCAGTCGGTCAACACGATGGACTCCGCGGTGCGGATCACCCACCTGCCGACCGGTGTCACCGTCTCGATGCAGGACGAGAAGAGCCAGCTGAAGAACAAGAACAAGGCCATGCGGGTGCTGCGAAGCCGGCTGCTCGCCATCGAGCAGGAGAAGGCGGCCGAGGAGGCCTCGGACCTGCGGCGGGGCCAGGTGAGCACGGGGGACCGGAGCGAGAAGATCCGCACGTACAACTTCAAGGAGAACCGGGTCACCGATCATCGGATCGGCCTCACGATCCACAAGCTCGATCGTGTGTTGGCCGGCGAGCTCGACGACGTGAGCGATGCCCTGGTCGCCGAGGAGCGACAGCGCCAGCTCGAAGCCGGCGAGTGA
- the atpH gene encoding ATP synthase F1 subunit delta translates to MSDTIDGYAEALLAVLRAEGATGADDEIFRFAQALEGNDELRNTLSDPYVPAERRQQVVEDLLQGKASKVTSAAVSLVVGAGRAADLPAIARALVAKGAAAHGKDVAEVRSAVALSDDQKTRLAASLKSATGKDVEIKVIIDPSVLGGVVTTIGDTVIDGSVRSRLAQVKSHLG, encoded by the coding sequence ATGAGCGACACCATCGACGGATATGCAGAGGCTCTCCTCGCCGTCCTGCGCGCCGAGGGTGCCACCGGGGCGGACGACGAGATCTTCCGCTTCGCCCAGGCACTCGAGGGCAACGACGAACTCCGCAACACCCTGTCCGACCCCTACGTGCCGGCCGAGCGTCGTCAGCAGGTCGTCGAAGACCTCCTGCAGGGCAAGGCGTCCAAGGTGACCTCCGCCGCCGTGTCCCTCGTGGTCGGCGCCGGTCGGGCCGCGGACCTGCCGGCCATCGCCCGGGCCCTCGTGGCCAAGGGCGCCGCGGCCCACGGCAAGGACGTCGCCGAGGTTCGTTCCGCCGTCGCGCTGAGCGACGATCAGAAGACCCGGCTGGCGGCCTCGCTCAAGAGCGCCACCGGCAAGGATGTCGAGATCAAGGTCATCATCGATCCCTCCGTGCTCGGGGGAGTGGTGACCACGATCGGCGACACCGTCATCGATGGAAGTGTCCGTAGCCGCCTCGCCCAGGTCAAGAGCCATCTCGGCTGA
- the atpC gene encoding ATP synthase F1 subunit epsilon → MFEVQVVSPESVSYTGQAEMVVARTVDGGDIAFQTGHVPFIGTLAVWSVDVIRDDGDRDTFAVHRGFVQVSGDQVTILSDVSETRDAIDVGRAEAARQRAEAALQADADDAEAAAALGRAELRLRVASGAD, encoded by the coding sequence ATGTTCGAGGTCCAGGTCGTCTCCCCGGAGTCGGTGTCCTACACCGGTCAGGCCGAGATGGTCGTCGCGCGCACGGTCGACGGTGGCGACATCGCCTTCCAGACCGGCCACGTGCCCTTCATCGGGACGCTCGCCGTCTGGTCCGTCGACGTCATCCGTGACGACGGCGACCGCGACACCTTCGCCGTGCATCGCGGCTTCGTGCAGGTGAGCGGCGACCAGGTCACCATCCTGAGCGATGTCTCCGAGACGCGCGACGCGATCGACGTCGGCCGGGCCGAGGCCGCCAGGCAGCGGGCCGAAGCGGCGCTCCAGGCCGATGCGGACGATGCCGAGGCGGCGGCCGCGCTGGGTCGAGCCGAGCTCCGGCTCAGGGTCGCCAGCGGCGCGGACTGA
- the atpD gene encoding F0F1 ATP synthase subunit beta has protein sequence MTVTENDLKQGRIVGIAGPVVDVEFPPGHLPEINTQLDFDVTVEGETINVPAEVAQQIGDNRIRAIAMKPTDGLTRGAPVRNTGHGVQAPVGDGTLGHIWNVMGECLDEPGLTVDEYWNIHRAAPSFDSLEPSAKMFETGVKVIDLLTPYKEGGKIGLFGGAGVGKTVLITEMITRVASNHGGVSVFAGVGERTREGTDLFIEMGETVMGDGETTVLDKAALVFGQMDEPPGVRLRVALSGVTMAEYFRDVQNQDVLLFIDNIFRFVQAGSEVSTLLGRMPSAVGYQPTLADEMGELQERITSTQGKSITSLQAVYVPADDYTDPAPFTSFTHFDGTTELSRDIAALGIYPAVDPLSSSSTILDPLVVGDRHYNVARRVQEVLQRYKELQDIIAILGLDELSEEDRITVDRARKVQKFLSQPMFVAKTFTNQDGIFTPVTETIESFEALIDGDLDHLPEQAFFMVGGAEDAERKAAELQAED, from the coding sequence ATGACCGTCACCGAGAACGATCTCAAGCAAGGCCGCATCGTCGGCATCGCCGGCCCCGTGGTCGACGTCGAGTTCCCGCCCGGGCACCTGCCCGAGATCAACACCCAGCTCGACTTCGACGTCACCGTCGAAGGCGAGACGATCAACGTGCCCGCCGAGGTCGCCCAGCAGATCGGCGACAACCGCATCCGGGCCATCGCCATGAAGCCCACCGACGGCCTCACCCGGGGTGCGCCGGTGCGCAACACCGGTCACGGTGTGCAGGCCCCCGTGGGCGACGGCACCCTCGGTCACATCTGGAACGTCATGGGCGAGTGCCTCGACGAGCCGGGCCTCACGGTGGACGAGTACTGGAACATCCACCGGGCGGCACCGTCGTTCGACTCGCTCGAGCCGTCGGCGAAGATGTTCGAGACCGGCGTCAAGGTCATCGATCTGCTCACCCCCTACAAGGAGGGTGGCAAGATCGGTCTGTTCGGTGGTGCCGGTGTGGGCAAGACGGTGCTCATCACCGAGATGATCACCCGTGTGGCCTCGAACCACGGTGGTGTGTCCGTGTTCGCCGGTGTCGGCGAGCGCACCCGTGAGGGCACCGACCTCTTCATCGAGATGGGTGAGACGGTCATGGGCGACGGTGAGACCACCGTGCTCGACAAGGCCGCCCTCGTCTTCGGTCAGATGGACGAGCCGCCGGGCGTGCGCCTCCGCGTGGCGCTCTCCGGCGTCACCATGGCCGAGTACTTCCGTGACGTGCAGAACCAGGACGTGCTGCTCTTCATCGACAACATCTTCCGCTTCGTGCAGGCCGGCTCCGAGGTGTCGACCCTCCTCGGCCGCATGCCGTCGGCGGTGGGTTACCAGCCGACCCTGGCCGACGAGATGGGCGAGCTCCAGGAGCGCATCACCTCGACGCAGGGCAAGTCGATCACCTCGCTGCAGGCCGTGTACGTGCCGGCGGACGACTACACCGACCCCGCCCCGTTCACCTCGTTCACCCACTTCGACGGCACCACCGAGCTCTCGCGTGACATCGCGGCGCTCGGCATCTACCCCGCCGTGGATCCGCTGTCCTCCTCGTCCACCATCCTCGACCCGCTGGTCGTCGGCGACCGTCACTACAACGTCGCCCGCCGCGTGCAGGAGGTCCTCCAGCGCTACAAGGAGCTGCAGGACATCATCGCCATCCTCGGCCTCGACGAGCTCTCCGAGGAGGACCGCATCACGGTCGACCGGGCCCGCAAGGTGCAGAAGTTCCTGTCGCAGCCCATGTTCGTCGCGAAGACCTTCACCAACCAGGACGGCATCTTCACGCCGGTCACGGAGACCATCGAGTCCTTCGAGGCGCTCATCGACGGTGATCTCGATCACCTGCCCGAGCAGGCCTTCTTCATGGTCGGTGGCGCCGAGGACGCCGAGCGCAAGGCCGCCGAGCTGCAGGCGGAGGACTGA
- a CDS encoding F0F1 ATP synthase subunit gamma, which produces MPGGKERELRRRISSIQSTKKITRAMELIAATRVVKAMQRADAARPYARQITSVIENLAAGGATVDHPLLREVEDVKRVGFIVIAGDRGLAGAFNTNPIRAGERQLMAHQTEGKDYTLFCVGKKPGAYFRFRNYRVDYSYEGFTADPTYEDARRIADDVANAFISGEVDEVELIYTEFVSMGTQRVSVRRFLPLEDTAVMAEGGSGDAAAAAAFEFEPSPEAVLESLLPRYIEARLFGALLDNAASEHANRQRAMKSATDNAEDLITKLSREMNAARQASITTEIMEIVGGAEALGSEKDAKSPSFEASTVSSNTATAVLEAGPYGPGSAAPLADGSAPSAAFIIKGNADSMLYHRPDSRSYAVTGAEVWFDSEASAQAAGFTLANTHPSPES; this is translated from the coding sequence ATGCCGGGAGGGAAGGAGCGTGAGCTCCGCCGCCGCATCAGCAGCATCCAGTCGACGAAGAAGATCACGCGCGCCATGGAGCTCATCGCCGCCACCCGCGTCGTGAAGGCGATGCAGCGCGCCGATGCGGCCCGACCCTACGCCCGCCAGATCACCTCGGTCATCGAGAACCTCGCCGCCGGCGGGGCGACCGTCGACCATCCGCTCCTGCGTGAGGTCGAGGACGTCAAGCGGGTCGGCTTCATCGTGATCGCCGGCGACCGCGGTCTGGCCGGTGCCTTCAACACCAACCCGATCCGGGCCGGCGAGCGTCAGCTCATGGCCCACCAGACGGAGGGCAAGGACTACACCCTCTTCTGTGTCGGCAAGAAGCCCGGTGCGTACTTCCGCTTCCGCAACTATCGGGTGGACTACTCGTACGAGGGCTTCACCGCCGATCCGACCTACGAGGACGCCCGCCGCATCGCGGACGACGTCGCCAACGCCTTCATCAGCGGCGAGGTCGACGAGGTCGAGCTCATCTACACCGAGTTCGTCTCGATGGGCACCCAGCGGGTCTCGGTCCGCCGGTTCCTGCCGCTCGAGGACACCGCGGTCATGGCCGAGGGAGGTAGCGGCGACGCCGCGGCCGCGGCGGCCTTCGAGTTCGAGCCGTCACCCGAAGCCGTACTCGAGTCCCTGCTGCCCCGCTACATCGAGGCGCGGCTCTTCGGCGCCCTGCTCGACAACGCCGCGTCGGAGCACGCCAACCGCCAGCGGGCGATGAAGTCGGCCACCGACAACGCCGAGGACCTGATCACCAAGCTGAGCCGCGAGATGAACGCCGCCCGCCAGGCCTCCATCACCACCGAGATCATGGAGATCGTCGGTGGGGCCGAGGCGCTCGGCTCGGAAAAGGACGCGAAGTCCCCCTCGTTCGAGGCGTCGACCGTTTCGTCGAACACCGCGACTGCCGTGCTCGAGGCCGGCCCCTACGGCCCCGGGTCCGCGGCCCCGCTCGCCGACGGTTCGGCACCGTCCGCCGCGTTCATCATCAAGGGCAACGCCGACTCGATGCTGTACCACCGGCCCGACAGCCGCTCCTATGCGGTCACCGGCGCCGAAGTCTGGTTCGACAGCGAAGCATCGGCCCAGGCCGCCGGCTTCACCCTCGCCAACACCCACCCCTCTCCGGAATCCTGA
- a CDS encoding alpha/beta family hydrolase has protein sequence MVKPSGLVLTHGAGGDSSHRLLVALEEHLQLPVYRMDFPYRKEGRKAPDRAPKLIAALHDEVEIAASTLGVRADRLAFGGRSMGGRICSMAIAEGLPASAVVLLSYPLHPPGKPERLRIEHFADLAVPTLFVNGDRDPFGTPDELEAHIGAIAGPTQVHWLEGQRHDPKPSFDDEIIEVVGAFLRSL, from the coding sequence ATGGTGAAGCCCTCCGGCCTCGTTCTCACCCATGGCGCGGGCGGCGATTCGTCGCACCGGCTGCTCGTGGCGCTCGAGGAGCACCTCCAGTTGCCCGTGTACCGGATGGACTTCCCGTACCGCAAGGAGGGCCGCAAGGCACCGGACCGGGCGCCGAAGCTCATCGCTGCGCTGCACGACGAGGTCGAGATCGCCGCGTCCACGCTCGGCGTGCGGGCCGACCGGCTCGCGTTCGGCGGCCGCTCGATGGGCGGGCGCATCTGCTCGATGGCGATCGCCGAAGGACTTCCGGCGTCGGCGGTGGTGCTGCTCAGCTATCCGCTCCACCCGCCCGGCAAGCCCGAACGTCTGCGCATCGAACACTTCGCGGATCTGGCGGTGCCCACGCTCTTCGTCAACGGCGACCGGGACCCCTTCGGCACGCCGGACGAGCTCGAGGCCCATATCGGCGCGATCGCGGGTCCGACGCAGGTCCACTGGCTGGAGGGGCAGCGCCACGACCCCAAGCCCTCGTTCGACGACGAGATCATCGAGGTCGTCGGCGCCTTCCTCCGGTCCCTCTAG
- the atpF gene encoding F0F1 ATP synthase subunit B codes for MLVLAAESTEDPPNPVIPEVNEIVWAAIFFIALWTLMKYVLLPPIQRAMENRASTIQSDRDAADAATSALGSTRRDYEASLAAARSEASDIIAAARGRADEQRAAKQAEADAEIAELRRAAQAEIDDARASALRGMRGDVASLAVGAAGVVLGRELDAGSQQSVIDQALAAE; via the coding sequence ATGTTGGTCCTTGCCGCTGAGAGCACGGAGGACCCACCGAATCCCGTCATCCCCGAGGTGAACGAGATCGTGTGGGCCGCCATCTTCTTCATCGCGCTCTGGACGCTGATGAAGTACGTGCTCCTCCCGCCCATCCAGCGGGCGATGGAGAACCGCGCGTCGACGATCCAGAGCGACCGCGACGCCGCCGATGCGGCGACGTCCGCCTTGGGTTCGACGCGTCGCGACTACGAGGCATCCCTGGCTGCGGCTCGCAGCGAGGCGTCCGACATCATCGCCGCGGCCCGAGGCCGGGCCGACGAACAGCGGGCGGCCAAGCAGGCCGAGGCTGACGCGGAGATCGCGGAGCTGCGCCGTGCGGCGCAGGCCGAGATCGACGACGCCCGTGCCTCCGCACTGCGGGGCATGCGGGGCGATGTCGCCTCGCTCGCCGTCGGCGCGGCCGGTGTCGTCCTCGGTCGCGAGCTCGACGCCGGTTCCCAGCAGTCCGTCATCGACCAGGCCCTCGCGGCCGAGTGA
- the glpX gene encoding class II fructose-bisphosphatase, with amino-acid sequence MTNQDLPDRNLALELVRVTEAAAMAASRWMGRGDKEGADGAAVDAMRIVLDTVSMDGIVVIGEGEKDEAPMLFNGESIGDGSPPQTDIAVDPIDGTTLTALGRGNAIAVIAVAPRGTMFDPGPCVYMEKIAVGPQAAGVISMDKSVRENLEAVAEAKRESVRDLTAVILDRDRHAEIIAEVRDAGARIRLIPDGDVAGAISTAWPQSGADILFGIGGTPEGVITAAALKCMGGEQLGRLWPRNERERNDAVDAGYDLTQVLTVDDLIRSDDCFFAATGITDGELLRGVRFDSYGCHTESLVMRSRSGTVRKVDAHHQIDKLSEFSAVDYG; translated from the coding sequence ATGACGAATCAGGACCTGCCGGACCGCAACCTCGCACTCGAACTCGTGCGCGTCACCGAGGCCGCCGCGATGGCTGCGTCGCGCTGGATGGGCCGGGGCGACAAGGAAGGAGCCGACGGTGCGGCGGTCGACGCGATGCGGATCGTGCTCGACACCGTCTCGATGGACGGCATCGTCGTGATCGGTGAGGGCGAGAAGGACGAGGCCCCGATGCTGTTCAACGGGGAGAGCATCGGCGACGGTTCCCCGCCCCAGACCGACATCGCCGTGGATCCGATCGACGGCACCACCCTCACGGCGCTGGGTCGCGGCAACGCGATCGCCGTGATCGCGGTGGCCCCGCGCGGAACGATGTTCGACCCGGGACCGTGCGTCTACATGGAGAAGATCGCGGTCGGTCCCCAGGCCGCCGGCGTCATCAGCATGGACAAGTCGGTCCGGGAGAACCTGGAGGCCGTGGCCGAGGCCAAGCGTGAATCCGTGCGGGACCTCACGGCGGTCATCCTCGACCGCGACCGGCACGCGGAGATCATCGCCGAGGTCCGTGACGCCGGCGCCCGCATCCGCCTGATCCCGGACGGCGACGTCGCCGGGGCGATCAGCACCGCGTGGCCCCAGTCCGGCGCCGACATCCTGTTCGGCATCGGGGGCACGCCGGAAGGTGTCATCACCGCCGCCGCCCTGAAGTGCATGGGCGGCGAGCAGCTGGGTCGGCTGTGGCCCCGCAACGAGCGGGAGCGCAACGATGCGGTCGACGCCGGCTACGACCTCACACAGGTGCTCACGGTCGACGATCTCATCCGCAGCGACGACTGCTTCTTCGCGGCCACCGGAATCACCGACGGCGAACTCCTCCGCGGCGTCCGCTTCGACAGCTACGGCTGCCACACGGAGTCATTGGTGATGCGGTCCCGGTCGGGCACCGTGCGCAAGGTCGACGCCCACCACCAGATCGACAAGCTGAGCGAGTTCAGCGCCGTCGACTACGGCTGA
- a CDS encoding polyphosphate kinase 2 family protein, with product MDHTPYLVAPGQPVDLRAWTTDDDGGLDKRAAKDRTDDLNDRLEALQELLYAEGKHKVLVVIQATDTGGKDGTIRHVFDKVNPQGVKVASFKKPTDEELGHDFLWRVHRQTPKSGEITVFNRSHYEDVLVVRVHDLVPPEQWERRYEHINAFEKLLADEGTTIVKLYLHLSKDEQRQRLQDRLDEADKNWKFDSGDLRERAHWDDYQEAFRVMLERTSTDHAPWHVIPADRKWFRNLLVSEIIVDTLEQLDMAFPPAEEGIRDLVIE from the coding sequence ATGGACCACACGCCGTATCTCGTCGCCCCCGGTCAACCCGTCGACCTCCGCGCCTGGACGACCGACGACGACGGGGGTCTCGACAAACGAGCCGCGAAGGACCGGACCGACGACCTGAACGATCGGCTCGAAGCTCTCCAGGAGCTGCTCTACGCCGAGGGGAAGCACAAGGTCCTGGTGGTCATCCAGGCGACCGACACCGGCGGCAAGGACGGCACGATCCGCCACGTGTTCGACAAGGTGAACCCCCAGGGCGTGAAGGTCGCCTCCTTCAAGAAGCCGACGGACGAGGAGCTCGGCCACGACTTCCTCTGGCGGGTCCACCGCCAGACACCGAAGTCGGGCGAGATCACGGTCTTCAACCGCTCGCACTACGAGGACGTCCTCGTCGTGCGCGTGCACGATCTGGTCCCGCCGGAGCAGTGGGAGCGGCGCTACGAACACATCAACGCCTTCGAGAAGCTGCTGGCGGACGAGGGCACCACGATCGTCAAGCTCTACCTGCACCTCTCCAAGGACGAGCAGCGCCAGCGGCTTCAAGATCGGCTGGACGAGGCCGACAAGAACTGGAAGTTCGATTCCGGTGATCTGCGCGAGCGAGCCCACTGGGACGACTATCAGGAGGCCTTTCGTGTGATGCTCGAGCGCACCAGCACCGACCACGCTCCCTGGCACGTCATCCCGGCCGACCGGAAATGGTTCCGGAATCTCCTCGTGAGCGAGATCATCGTGGACACGCTCGAACAGCTCGACATGGCGTTCCCGCCGGCGGAAGAGGGCATCCGGGATCTGGTGATCGAGTGA